TACGTAAATGCTCAGGTCATAGTTAATGATACTGCTCAAAAAATGGGTGAGCATGGGGGACAGCTTGAAGGAACCGTGAAGTATATGGAACAAAGATTTGCAAGCTCGGGACTTGATCCAGCTAAATGGGACTTAACTTTAACAAGTGGACCACTATTTAAAGGTGAGGAAGGAATTATTGAAGTTAGTTCTAGCTATCGATTCAAATCACTAAATATTATCGGAGTAAAAGCTGAGTTTCCTTTGAAGGCATCAGCAACATATACTTCTCAAGTTTGGAGTAGATAGAATGCTTATTTTTCTATTGAGTCTTTCAATATTAGCTGTTGCCAGCTGGATTGATATAAAGAAAAGCATTATACCTCACTGGTTAAATTTTTCGGGAATTTTTTTGGCCATTCTTATTCATTTATGGAATGGGGAGGTTATACACGCTCTTTTAAGTGGAGCTTGTATTTTTATATTCACTGTGCTTCTTATTCTTCTAATAGGAGATGGAATAGGTGGTGGAGATATATGGCTTATGACTTTCATTGGAATTGCTTTTGGATTGCCTATATCTAACTTCATTATTATGGGCGCCTTCTTATTAGCAATCATTAAAGTAGTTATAACTAAAAGAAAAGAGATTCAGTTTGCTCCATTTGTTTTAGCCAGTTTTTTGCTTTGTATTCCTCTCATAATGAGGTGATAGTGATTGAGAGGTATCAATCGAACGATTAGCAATTTCTAATTGATTTAATATAAGGGGGGAAGGCACGTTTATGTGCCATAAATAATGAGACACATGATTTTTGGTGGAGACATTGGGAACCATGCTTTAAAGGCTGTCTTTGGAAATTATAATCGTTTTTATATGATTAACACGGTAAGAGAAGTGGGAAAAACTAAGTCTAGACCCATTATTGGGGAGGATGAAAAGGTAATTGATACATTAGATATAATAATTAGATGCCCACATTACGAAGCCTTAAATAATAGAAGATTCTGGGTTGGAAACAACGCATTGGGTATGGATGAGTACCAGACGAGTGTTAAAACCAAAAAAACTGAGAATGATCTCATCCTGGTCCCTTTGTTGGCAGCCATAGCTCTTCAAGCCAACCATAGTAAGGAAGAATTCATTGCTGAGGGAATAATAGGTCTTCCGATGCTTGAATACATTAGTGGGAATGAGAAAGAGAGTGAGAGAGAGAAGTTTAAAAATAAAATAACTGGTGAATATGAGATTGAGTTTGTAACAACTGCTTCTCTAAAAGGCTGGAAGGTGAAGTTTAAACTAATACCTCATCTAAAACCCGAAAGTTTACTTGTAATTTTAAGACAAATGATAGGTCAAGATGGTAGACTTATTCGACCTGAATGGAAAGGGCAATCAATGGGGAGTATTGACATTGGCGGTTTTAGTACCGATGTTGGTATCATTGATGAAAATCATAAACCAGATGGAAATTTATGTAGAGGGTTTCAGTTAGGAGCTGCTACTGCATTAGATGAAATTAGTAAGGCGATCGCTAAGAAGTATGATTACGAATTTCCTAGACATATGATTGAAAAATTCATTAATAAAGATAATTGTCAAATGAGGATTGGAGCTAAGGTTATTCCCATTAATGATATTGTCGAAGCCAATTTCAGAGCTACATCAAATCAAATATCACTTGGTATTATTGAGCTAATGAAGAATCCAAAGGCATCACAAGTAGCACGTTTTTTTGTTTTCGGTGGGGGGGCCGTAGATTATCAGAAGTATCTTAAAGACACTCTGAGTTCAAAAATTATGAGCGAACTCATTTGGTTAACGGAAAACCCAGATGAAACAGTTTACTATAATGCATATGCATTCTATTTCATGATGAGAGCTATGAAAGAAAGAATGACTAAAATTACTGGATGAGGTCTGAGAATGTATGACAAAAAAGAAAGTGTATGGTGTAGGCAGCATAGCGGGTTTTCGAATAGGTAAAAATGATGAAAAATTAGCTGAATGGTTAAATAAACAAGCGAATGTATCTGATGTGGTGAAGCAAATAATATATGGCCACATAGACCAAATAGATATGTTAGAAATTCTCAAACGCATAGAGAGTAAAATTGATGCAGGTATGTTTCATCCTAATGCTGAACGGGATCAAATAAATAATGAGAAGAATACTGAAAATGTAGATGAGATTTCTCAAACTGAGGTGAGTTTGGATAAGAATAGTCAAAATCTATTAGATGGTTTCTTTGATTTCTAAGTTAAACACGAAAAAGGTCGTACCAGTAGGTATATAAGAATATATCCAGGCCTATTGTTTAACAAA
This portion of the Brevibacillus laterosporus genome encodes:
- a CDS encoding ParM/StbA family protein produces the protein MRHMIFGGDIGNHALKAVFGNYNRFYMINTVREVGKTKSRPIIGEDEKVIDTLDIIIRCPHYEALNNRRFWVGNNALGMDEYQTSVKTKKTENDLILVPLLAAIALQANHSKEEFIAEGIIGLPMLEYISGNEKESEREKFKNKITGEYEIEFVTTASLKGWKVKFKLIPHLKPESLLVILRQMIGQDGRLIRPEWKGQSMGSIDIGGFSTDVGIIDENHKPDGNLCRGFQLGAATALDEISKAIAKKYDYEFPRHMIEKFINKDNCQMRIGAKVIPINDIVEANFRATSNQISLGIIELMKNPKASQVARFFVFGGGAVDYQKYLKDTLSSKIMSELIWLTENPDETVYYNAYAFYFMMRAMKERMTKITG